A section of the Solitalea canadensis DSM 3403 genome encodes:
- a CDS encoding DUF6157 family protein gives MKVHTTNYFDTFIIVADDCPAGVGEMPPLKGDKRTVANIQFELVKNNPYKYTSDEVLFQVYADRNDLTESEYEEAKEKFFSKGQACFRASPLGKRYGWGVHSNKEGKIAIYGCETEMYQKMLDDKALTVVKAMKTSR, from the coding sequence ATGAAAGTACATACCACAAACTACTTTGATACATTTATAATAGTTGCAGATGATTGTCCGGCAGGAGTAGGGGAAATGCCGCCATTGAAAGGCGATAAAAGGACTGTTGCAAATATCCAATTCGAGTTGGTAAAGAATAATCCTTACAAATACACTTCTGATGAGGTATTATTTCAAGTGTATGCCGATCGTAATGATCTAACCGAATCAGAATATGAGGAGGCAAAGGAAAAATTCTTCTCCAAGGGACAGGCATGTTTTAGGGCATCGCCTTTAGGAAAACGATATGGTTGGGGGGTGCACAGTAATAAAGAAGGTAAAATCGCTATTTATGGTTGTGAAACGGAGATGTATCAAAAGATGTTAGATGATAAAGCATTGACCGTGGTTAAGGCAATGAAAACAAGTAGATAG
- a CDS encoding bifunctional UDP-N-acetylmuramoyl-tripeptide:D-alanyl-D-alanine ligase/alanine racemase, translating into MKNLFLSKQKCFQSVHSDTHNNYICGTMPLTPYTLQYISNLLSANAQINNPQLPVETLAIDSRKILSPEITLFFALKGQRNGHNFIPELINKGVKSFVISEDKWSEAYPGINFLLVPDTLKALQLVAANHRKQFNYPVIGVTGSNGKTIVKEWLFQLLSIDHHIVRSPKSYNSQIGVPLSVWQMNDMADLAIFEAGISMPNEMLNLVNVIQPTIGVFTNIGSAHNEGFESIEQKLTEKFKLFGDVNTFIYPKDELTGFANEIPGKQQISWSTTDTSATVFVKEIERKSLHTKITGVIKAHEHTIEIPFIDEASVKNAITCWCVLIALEIPQNQVKQRMKELAPIEMRLKLRKGVNNCTVINDSYNSDLGSLQIALDFLQQQQQHPKRTLILSDIFQSGISSKELYAKVAQLLASAKVDRLIGIGPEIASQEQLFNLEKEFYVNTDAFLAEFSGAKFNNENILLKGSRLFEFEQISKLLEQKVHETVFEINLNGLIQNLNYYKSMLQPETKLMAMVKAFSYGSGSFEIANVLQFHKVDYLAVAYVDEGVELRKAGIKLPIMVMSPDVFAFESLLRSNLEPELYNFRILNEFVSFLHTHHSQEYKIHLKIDTGMHRLGFQEEDIDKLVSILKANPHIKVASVFSHLAASEDAEEDGFTQKQLDLFLRVADKLKQLLGYSFIRHICNSAGIVRHPEAHLDMVRLGLGLYGIDSAVKNNRLLQPIGTLKTTITQIKELAPGETVSYNRRGKINVPSKIATVKLGYADGLSRKLGNGVGEMLVNGKRAPIIGSVCMDMTMLNVTEIDCKETDEVIVFNEELRVEELAEKIGTIPYEVLTGISQRVKRVYVYE; encoded by the coding sequence ATGAAGAACTTATTTTTGAGTAAACAAAAATGTTTTCAAAGCGTCCATTCCGATACGCACAATAACTATATTTGCGGTACTATGCCTCTTACCCCATACACACTCCAATACATAAGTAATTTACTGAGTGCCAATGCACAAATAAATAATCCTCAATTGCCGGTTGAAACATTGGCTATCGACAGCCGGAAAATATTGAGTCCCGAAATAACCTTATTCTTTGCATTAAAAGGTCAGCGAAACGGGCACAACTTTATTCCTGAACTTATTAATAAAGGAGTTAAAAGCTTTGTGATATCCGAAGACAAATGGTCGGAAGCCTATCCGGGTATTAATTTTTTATTGGTGCCTGATACACTTAAAGCGTTACAATTAGTTGCGGCCAATCATCGCAAACAATTTAATTACCCGGTAATTGGAGTAACAGGCAGTAATGGAAAAACTATAGTAAAAGAATGGCTTTTTCAATTACTTTCGATTGATCATCATATTGTTAGAAGCCCGAAGAGTTATAACTCACAAATAGGAGTTCCTCTTTCGGTGTGGCAGATGAATGACATGGCCGACCTGGCTATTTTCGAAGCCGGAATCTCGATGCCAAATGAGATGTTAAACCTGGTAAATGTTATTCAACCTACCATTGGTGTTTTTACCAATATCGGTTCTGCACATAATGAAGGTTTTGAAAGCATTGAACAAAAGTTGACTGAGAAATTTAAACTGTTTGGAGATGTGAACACGTTCATTTATCCAAAAGATGAATTAACGGGTTTTGCAAATGAAATTCCAGGCAAACAGCAGATCAGTTGGTCGACAACAGATACATCTGCAACTGTTTTTGTAAAAGAAATTGAAAGAAAGTCACTACATACTAAAATAACAGGTGTTATTAAGGCACATGAGCATACAATCGAAATTCCTTTTATTGATGAAGCATCAGTAAAAAATGCGATCACATGCTGGTGTGTGTTAATTGCATTAGAAATACCTCAAAATCAGGTCAAACAACGGATGAAAGAGCTGGCGCCAATTGAAATGCGCCTGAAACTTCGCAAGGGAGTTAATAATTGCACTGTCATCAATGATAGCTACAACTCTGATTTAGGGTCGTTGCAAATTGCACTTGACTTTCTACAACAGCAACAGCAACATCCAAAACGTACATTAATACTGTCTGATATCTTTCAATCCGGAATTTCTTCCAAAGAATTATATGCTAAAGTCGCACAGTTGTTAGCATCAGCGAAAGTAGATAGATTGATCGGCATTGGTCCGGAAATAGCTTCACAAGAACAGCTGTTTAATCTTGAGAAAGAGTTTTATGTTAATACCGATGCTTTTCTTGCTGAATTTTCAGGAGCTAAGTTTAATAATGAAAACATTTTACTGAAAGGTTCCCGCTTATTTGAGTTTGAACAAATTAGTAAACTCCTTGAGCAGAAAGTTCACGAAACCGTTTTTGAAATTAATCTGAATGGGTTGATACAGAATCTGAACTATTATAAATCGATGCTACAACCTGAAACTAAATTAATGGCAATGGTAAAGGCTTTTTCATATGGAAGTGGAAGCTTTGAGATTGCCAATGTATTGCAGTTTCATAAAGTTGATTATTTGGCGGTGGCTTATGTAGATGAAGGTGTTGAACTACGAAAAGCAGGAATTAAATTACCAATAATGGTTATGAGTCCTGACGTTTTTGCTTTTGAAAGTCTGCTTCGGTCTAACCTGGAACCTGAGCTATACAATTTCAGAATATTGAATGAGTTTGTTTCTTTTCTGCATACTCATCATAGTCAGGAATATAAAATTCACCTGAAAATAGATACAGGCATGCATCGTTTAGGTTTTCAGGAAGAAGATATAGATAAACTGGTTTCCATTTTAAAAGCCAACCCACATATTAAAGTAGCATCGGTGTTTTCCCATTTGGCTGCCAGCGAAGATGCGGAAGAAGACGGGTTTACACAAAAACAGCTTGATTTGTTTTTAAGGGTGGCTGATAAACTAAAGCAATTGTTAGGTTATAGTTTTATCAGGCATATTTGTAATTCGGCAGGTATTGTAAGACACCCCGAGGCTCATTTAGACATGGTTCGGTTAGGCCTGGGACTTTATGGCATTGATAGTGCTGTGAAAAATAATCGTTTGTTACAGCCGATTGGTACATTAAAAACTACGATCACACAAATTAAGGAGTTAGCGCCGGGTGAAACGGTGAGTTATAATCGAAGAGGAAAAATAAATGTACCTTCAAAGATTGCAACCGTTAAGCTGGGTTATGCAGACGGATTAAGCCGTAAGTTAGGAAATGGCGTGGGTGAAATGCTTGTAAACGGTAAAAGAGCACCAATTATTGGCAGTGTATGCATGGATATGACCATGTTAAACGTAACCGAAATTGATTGTAAGGAAACGGATGAAGTTATTGTTTTTAATGAAGAACTTCGGGTTGAAGAATTGGCCGAAAAAATCGGAACAATTCCATATGAGGTGCTTACAGGGATTTCTCAGCGTGTAAAACGTGTGTATGTATATGAATAG
- a CDS encoding type I restriction enzyme HsdR N-terminal domain-containing protein has translation MNEEEIRGKLLLPYLNDLGLDLSEISLETSFTIRLGKSQHTINGRSDILCKRNGKNLFIVELKADSVAISQKDIDQGISYARALIDDIAPFVVITNGKTTMIFDSISKVNLTGRQISEQSDFWKNGYTLSTDEELRVRYEALKNFVSFSGENLRNFCKSQVQDRMGPIVGNIDEPTSKFIKDLYVQRNDLQSSFNNFIKDKASFFAVVGTAGVGKTNTICSLALQCLENNFVFFYNAAIISKSPLEHIAQDLNGVFSSKSESNLVLKRLDELGRFLDKTVFLFIDAVDESINTNISLELSELAMATKNLNKIKICISCKSNIWENILKVNDTPNHLFEELDKFHERILKLGNNPGFLLEDFSEEELKEIIPLYRKVFGFRGEISGTLLKELRNGFFLRIFSEVYSHKQIPEKIDDKNLIKTYLKQSFEKSNIDFQTGMRILSKIGIVLINHKYSELDAFYDDGLEIETLLENLNFSLNESLPEDLFARNILTKSNKEDSYNISFYYSKIRDYVICFHSYKLDQLSDNEFYNILDDFYGNYIGQSAIEFYLNNASEGHKYTLINYKKSKALAYVENYNSYLEENFKNSKKLYLPKTDDEIGIVLPTDLIKKDGYALFRIKPGESEKILYENLEDAFSGDHWSSRMYEIGVSTIYSSNHSLLVPDLSKVVKKEIFKQLKGIIQKGRLNAYNSDILIMEQVSLIVYYYQKQLGYNGCLDDLYMPRFEQIYPIDLKDLQNRIYRFIAYEYYRGIDYNIPSSTVHRMVEEAVQNNLYIPKLNITGDFPPFEELSKIVTILQEKGFQKLEKHHLPYPNKSLIEVRSFFQKNNIQDIEECRCFQYTADQAKLYIECFFRHLENCYKDFIEYLFPTFKNELTFFNGMPYEYFFYMKDADVLKWGMFGYRSSKDGQTKFNFRESVPMEKAFKEDRIKSLQGFSLEDILRSDYHNDIRTIDKFNTSKVDDFCVIRNWVYKLLKDDMRDILKEYNEYI, from the coding sequence ATGAATGAAGAAGAAATCAGAGGCAAGCTACTTTTACCATATTTAAATGACCTGGGGCTTGACCTTTCTGAAATTTCGTTGGAAACTTCATTTACAATTAGACTTGGAAAGTCTCAGCATACTATAAATGGCAGATCGGACATTCTATGTAAAAGAAACGGAAAGAACCTCTTTATTGTTGAACTGAAAGCCGATTCAGTAGCCATCTCACAAAAGGATATAGACCAAGGAATTTCATACGCAAGAGCACTCATTGATGATATCGCACCCTTCGTGGTAATTACGAATGGAAAAACAACAATGATTTTTGACTCTATATCAAAAGTAAATCTTACGGGTAGACAAATTTCTGAACAATCAGACTTTTGGAAAAATGGCTATACTCTTTCCACAGACGAAGAATTAAGGGTTAGATATGAAGCTCTTAAAAACTTCGTGTCTTTTTCAGGCGAAAATTTAAGAAACTTCTGTAAAAGCCAAGTGCAGGATAGAATGGGGCCAATTGTTGGCAACATTGATGAGCCAACTTCTAAGTTTATTAAAGATCTGTACGTTCAAAGAAATGATTTGCAGTCTTCCTTCAATAACTTTATCAAAGATAAAGCCTCTTTTTTCGCTGTAGTTGGTACAGCTGGTGTCGGTAAAACGAATACTATATGTTCACTAGCACTTCAATGCTTGGAAAACAATTTTGTTTTCTTCTACAATGCCGCAATCATTAGTAAATCACCTTTAGAACATATCGCACAGGACTTAAATGGAGTTTTTTCTAGTAAAAGCGAAAGTAATCTTGTTTTGAAAAGACTTGATGAATTAGGGAGATTTTTAGATAAAACCGTGTTCTTATTCATTGATGCAGTTGATGAAAGTATCAATACAAATATATCACTTGAATTAAGTGAACTTGCAATGGCAACGAAAAACTTAAACAAGATTAAAATTTGCATTAGCTGTAAATCCAATATTTGGGAAAATATTTTAAAAGTAAATGACACACCTAACCACTTATTTGAAGAACTCGATAAGTTTCATGAACGAATTTTAAAGTTAGGGAACAATCCGGGATTTCTACTGGAAGATTTTAGTGAAGAAGAGTTGAAGGAAATAATTCCTTTATACAGGAAAGTTTTCGGTTTTAGAGGGGAAATTTCTGGTACCCTTTTAAAAGAATTACGGAATGGTTTCTTCTTGAGAATATTCAGCGAAGTCTATAGCCACAAACAAATACCAGAAAAAATTGACGATAAAAACCTGATAAAAACTTACCTAAAGCAATCCTTTGAAAAGTCTAATATTGACTTTCAAACTGGCATGAGAATTCTTTCAAAAATTGGTATAGTATTAATAAATCATAAATACAGTGAATTGGATGCATTCTATGATGATGGTTTAGAAATTGAAACTCTGCTGGAAAATTTAAATTTTTCATTAAACGAGTCTTTGCCAGAGGATTTATTTGCCAGAAACATACTTACAAAGTCGAATAAGGAAGATTCCTACAACATATCTTTTTACTACTCTAAAATTAGGGACTATGTTATATGTTTCCATTCTTACAAATTAGATCAGCTCAGCGATAATGAATTTTATAATATTCTTGACGATTTCTACGGCAACTACATTGGTCAAAGTGCAATTGAGTTTTACTTAAATAATGCGAGTGAAGGCCATAAGTATACGTTGATAAACTACAAAAAAAGTAAGGCCCTTGCATATGTAGAAAACTATAATTCATATTTGGAAGAAAATTTTAAAAATTCAAAGAAGCTATATCTTCCGAAGACAGATGATGAAATTGGCATTGTGTTGCCAACTGATCTGATAAAAAAAGATGGCTATGCACTATTTCGTATAAAACCTGGAGAATCTGAAAAAATATTATATGAAAATCTTGAAGATGCCTTTTCAGGTGACCATTGGAGTAGTCGAATGTATGAAATTGGAGTAAGCACCATTTATAGTAGTAATCATTCATTATTAGTTCCTGATCTCAGTAAAGTTGTTAAGAAGGAGATTTTTAAACAGTTAAAAGGTATAATTCAAAAAGGTAGGCTTAATGCGTACAACTCTGATATACTGATAATGGAGCAAGTGTCTCTCATTGTCTATTATTATCAAAAACAGCTTGGATACAATGGCTGCCTGGATGATCTTTATATGCCAAGATTTGAACAAATTTATCCGATAGATTTAAAAGATCTGCAAAATAGAATATATCGGTTTATAGCTTATGAGTACTACAGAGGAATTGACTATAACATTCCATCGAGCACAGTCCATCGTATGGTTGAAGAAGCAGTCCAAAACAACCTTTATATCCCAAAGCTGAATATTACAGGAGATTTCCCTCCTTTTGAGGAACTATCAAAAATCGTTACCATACTACAAGAGAAAGGATTTCAAAAGCTAGAGAAGCATCATCTGCCTTATCCTAACAAATCATTAATAGAGGTCAGGAGTTTCTTCCAGAAAAATAATATTCAAGATATCGAAGAATGCAGATGTTTTCAATACACCGCAGATCAAGCTAAATTATATATTGAATGCTTCTTCAGACATTTAGAGAACTGTTACAAAGATTTTATTGAATATCTTTTTCCAACATTTAAGAATGAATTAACATTTTTTAACGGCATGCCCTACGAATACTTCTTTTATATGAAAGACGCAGATGTCCTAAAATGGGGGATGTTTGGCTATCGTTCGTCAAAAGATGGCCAGACAAAATTCAATTTCCGGGAAAGTGTTCCAATGGAAAAAGCCTTTAAAGAAGATAGGATAAAGAGCTTGCAGGGATTTTCACTTGAGGATATACTACGTAGTGATTATCATAACGATATAAGAACCATCGATAAATTTAATACATCAAAAGTAGATGACTTTTGTGTCATTAGGAATTGGGTCTACAAATTGCTCAAAGATGATATGCGTGACATTCTCAAGGAATACAATGAGTATATTTAA
- a CDS encoding regulatory protein RecX: MKTPFGVSCLHFSKHIFYICDMQDEEFTKKRITDPKVALEKASRFCAYQERSQQEVRSKLYEWGLWTDAVEEIIADLIQNNYISEERFARMYALGKFRMKQWGKNKIKQGLKLKGVPENLIKKALLGIDPDDYEKTIVDTWKKKDLSEKERDPYKRNYKIAQYLMSRGFEGDSVWAIINEQSKAIK, from the coding sequence TTGAAAACTCCATTTGGAGTTTCATGTCTCCATTTTAGCAAGCATATTTTTTACATTTGTGATATGCAGGATGAAGAATTCACAAAAAAACGCATTACCGACCCTAAGGTAGCATTAGAAAAAGCATCTCGATTTTGCGCTTACCAGGAACGCAGTCAGCAGGAAGTCCGAAGTAAATTATATGAATGGGGGTTGTGGACCGATGCGGTTGAAGAGATCATTGCAGATCTTATTCAAAACAACTACATAAGTGAAGAACGTTTTGCGAGAATGTACGCATTAGGGAAATTTAGAATGAAGCAGTGGGGTAAGAATAAAATTAAACAAGGCTTAAAGTTGAAAGGTGTTCCGGAGAACCTTATAAAAAAAGCTTTATTAGGAATCGACCCTGATGATTATGAGAAAACAATCGTAGATACTTGGAAAAAGAAAGATTTATCGGAAAAAGAACGCGATCCTTATAAGCGAAATTATAAAATTGCACAGTATTTAATGAGTCGAGGGTTTGAAGGAGATAGTGTTTGGGCCATAATTAATGAACAATCTAAGGCTATCAAATAA
- a CDS encoding DEAD/DEAH box helicase has translation MFKIISHSEENNCLLIKDVHFESLAEIIILQHASNGIFTDHKSLQYIYPKTLEINQGIFSNQYSSVVFPQVIVAKQDELLSITCECKAIKGRLCEHQTQVLLAIAKRDEFRVFFDKNYRYDQLRKAAADYGLAYETDLDSLFNLTYSNKKITITPKLQGLLAVNKESLGNLKQVIVKDSTLKVADADQTTIVILKQHKYYKHLIIGLYQANITKDGKIKNPLNPIAPLDRIWQTEDHQQLKFFTGINSFQGTIDKEKSEADIVALRAVINNPLKFTFYLHDNRKSENVTATAVLPVEVNLLSDGFKLTVTQADQFFELSANAQINGIDYGINDLQLTLTYFLFIGQTLFLVDNLQILNVIELLKKNNGRLLIHVSKFKEFKTQFLGELEDKIKVDYKHVKPATTLQLKQQGFGNEPEKIIYLSDFGDQVMIIPVVSYGEVEIAIRTKRQIYAVDSKGKEFMVKRDNAVEDGFIGLIIKQHAYFFEQLENDLHYFYLHKKHFLNEDWFLNVFDEWQSNKITVLGFNELENNKLNPNKVKISIKILSGINWFNALINVRFGKSKASLKQLHKAVKNKSKYVQLDDGSLGILPADWIAKFDAYFKAAEIADEETLQIPKVAFSTVEQLYEEEMLDGYVKEEINAYRRKLNDFDAVQQISVPEGLNATLRFYQQQGLNWLNFLDDFNFGGCLADDMGLGKSLQIIAFILLQRQKSAHNTNLLVVPTSLVFNWKHEIEKFAPSINVHTITSSDPDKNTNDWGQYEVILISYGTLLSAVNFLKKYEFNYIFLDESQNIKNPESQRYKAARLLQARNRIVITGTPIENNTVDLYGQLSFACPGLLGSKQYFRDVYSIPIDRLKERRRTQELQNKIKPFILRRTKQQVAGELPEKTTMTLYCEMQPEQRRIYDAYEKEFREFISATDNELLKNRSMYVLKGLTRLRQICDSPQLLGEDRLKGEASAKIDLLMEQIESKMTQHKILVFSQFVSMLDLIREQLDDKGIAYVMLTGSTRNRDSVVNEFKTNNNIRVFLISLKAGGTGLNLTEADYVYLVDPWWNPAVENQAIDRVHRIGQHKNIVAVRLICAGTVEEKIMNLQESKKELANNMISTDTSFLSSLSKNDLMRLLS, from the coding sequence CTCAAATGGAATATTTACGGATCACAAAAGTCTTCAATATATTTATCCCAAGACCCTTGAAATAAACCAGGGTATCTTTTCCAATCAATACAGTTCTGTTGTTTTTCCACAGGTTATTGTGGCAAAACAAGATGAATTATTATCTATCACATGCGAATGTAAGGCGATAAAAGGTCGGTTGTGTGAGCATCAGACTCAGGTTTTATTAGCAATTGCCAAAAGAGATGAGTTTCGGGTTTTCTTTGATAAGAACTATCGTTACGATCAATTGCGTAAAGCAGCCGCTGATTATGGATTGGCTTATGAAACTGATCTCGACAGCTTGTTCAACTTAACGTATAGTAATAAAAAAATAACCATAACGCCTAAGTTGCAGGGCTTGTTAGCTGTTAACAAAGAAAGTTTGGGCAATTTAAAGCAAGTGATTGTTAAAGATTCAACTTTAAAAGTTGCTGATGCCGATCAAACAACTATTGTGATACTTAAGCAGCATAAGTACTATAAACATTTGATCATCGGTCTTTATCAAGCCAACATCACTAAAGATGGAAAGATTAAAAATCCGTTAAACCCAATTGCACCACTTGATAGGATCTGGCAAACGGAAGATCATCAGCAATTGAAATTTTTTACCGGAATTAACAGTTTTCAAGGCACCATAGATAAGGAAAAATCTGAAGCAGATATAGTTGCATTACGGGCTGTTATCAACAATCCGTTAAAGTTTACCTTTTATCTTCATGATAATAGGAAATCTGAAAATGTTACCGCAACAGCTGTTCTTCCGGTGGAAGTAAATTTACTTTCAGATGGTTTTAAGCTAACGGTAACGCAGGCAGACCAGTTTTTTGAGCTTTCAGCAAATGCTCAGATCAATGGTATTGATTATGGAATAAACGACCTTCAACTTACACTTACCTATTTTCTTTTTATTGGTCAAACGCTTTTCCTGGTAGATAATCTTCAAATATTAAATGTTATTGAACTGCTGAAAAAGAATAATGGCCGATTACTGATCCATGTTTCTAAGTTCAAAGAATTTAAAACACAATTCCTAGGTGAATTGGAGGATAAAATAAAGGTTGATTATAAGCATGTAAAGCCAGCCACTACTTTACAATTAAAGCAACAAGGTTTCGGTAATGAACCGGAAAAGATTATTTATCTATCTGATTTTGGTGATCAGGTAATGATCATTCCTGTGGTTAGTTATGGAGAAGTTGAAATTGCAATTCGAACCAAAAGGCAAATTTATGCAGTTGATAGTAAGGGAAAGGAGTTTATGGTTAAACGGGATAATGCTGTTGAAGATGGATTTATTGGTCTTATAATAAAACAACACGCTTACTTTTTTGAACAACTGGAAAATGACCTTCATTATTTCTATCTGCATAAAAAACATTTTTTGAATGAAGATTGGTTCTTGAACGTATTTGATGAATGGCAGAGCAATAAAATTACTGTGCTTGGTTTTAATGAGCTGGAAAATAATAAGCTAAATCCGAATAAGGTTAAAATTAGCATCAAGATATTAAGCGGTATCAATTGGTTTAATGCCTTAATCAATGTACGCTTTGGTAAAAGCAAAGCGTCGTTGAAACAATTACATAAAGCAGTAAAAAATAAAAGTAAGTATGTTCAATTGGATGACGGTTCATTAGGGATTTTACCTGCGGACTGGATAGCGAAATTTGACGCTTATTTTAAAGCTGCTGAAATTGCAGATGAAGAAACATTGCAGATTCCAAAAGTTGCTTTTTCAACGGTTGAACAGCTGTATGAGGAGGAAATGTTGGATGGTTATGTAAAAGAGGAAATTAATGCCTACCGAAGAAAACTAAATGATTTTGACGCTGTACAACAAATTTCAGTTCCGGAAGGCTTAAATGCAACTTTGCGCTTTTATCAGCAACAAGGACTTAACTGGCTTAATTTTTTAGACGATTTTAATTTCGGTGGATGTTTAGCCGATGATATGGGGCTCGGAAAGTCATTGCAAATCATTGCCTTTATTTTACTTCAGCGCCAGAAATCTGCACATAATACCAATTTATTAGTTGTTCCAACTTCATTGGTTTTTAACTGGAAACATGAGATCGAAAAGTTTGCACCCTCCATTAACGTTCATACGATAACCAGTAGCGATCCTGATAAAAACACGAATGATTGGGGTCAATATGAAGTTATATTGATTTCATACGGCACCTTGCTTTCGGCAGTTAACTTTTTGAAGAAGTATGAATTCAACTACATCTTCCTTGATGAATCTCAAAATATAAAGAATCCTGAATCGCAGCGTTATAAAGCAGCCCGTTTACTGCAAGCCCGAAACCGGATCGTTATTACCGGAACTCCGATTGAGAATAATACGGTTGATTTATATGGCCAGCTTTCATTTGCTTGTCCGGGTTTATTGGGAAGCAAGCAATACTTCAGAGATGTGTATTCTATTCCAATCGATCGCTTAAAAGAGCGAAGAAGAACACAGGAGTTGCAAAATAAGATCAAGCCTTTTATTCTGCGTAGAACCAAGCAGCAAGTAGCTGGTGAACTTCCGGAAAAAACAACTATGACACTTTATTGTGAAATGCAACCCGAACAGCGCAGAATTTATGATGCTTATGAAAAGGAGTTCAGAGAGTTTATTTCGGCTACAGATAATGAATTGCTGAAAAATCGATCCATGTATGTCCTTAAAGGTTTAACCAGATTGAGACAAATCTGTGATTCACCTCAATTATTAGGTGAAGATCGGTTAAAAGGGGAGGCATCTGCAAAGATTGATTTATTGATGGAGCAGATAGAAAGCAAGATGACTCAGCATAAAATCCTGGTTTTTTCTCAATTTGTTTCCATGCTCGATCTTATTAGGGAACAGTTGGACGACAAAGGAATAGCTTATGTGATGTTAACAGGAAGCACAAGAAACCGGGATAGTGTTGTGAATGAATTTAAAACCAATAATAATATACGGGTTTTTCTGATCAGTTTAAAAGCCGGCGGAACGGGCCTGAATTTAACGGAAGCTGATTACGTATATCTTGTTGATCCGTGGTGGAATCCGGCAGTAGAAAACCAGGCGATAGATCGTGTACACCGTATTGGTCAGCATAAAAACATCGTTGCTGTTCGATTAATTTGTGCAGGAACTGTAGAAGAAAAAATTATGAACCTACAGGAATCGAAGAAAGAATTGGCCAATAATATGATCAGCACAGATACCTCATTTCTGAGTTCGTTGTCAAAGAATGATTTAATGCGTCTGCTGAGTTAA
- a CDS encoding DUF502 domain-containing protein: MEDISKLRRKVRAKNVWQTIFGFFIKGLLFVIPLALTFYIIASGITFVDGLLSSRIPILSLVPGSGLVIVLISITFIGVLANYLITEPISNWFLGLLDRVPLLKLIYSSIRDFMESFFGEKKKFNEPVIVQINDYGLKRVGFITQKDLSKFDLEGEVGVYFPNSYGIMGEYYIIPADKVKPLNMNSADVMKYVVSGGVSDI; this comes from the coding sequence ATGGAAGATATAAGTAAGTTACGTAGAAAGGTAAGAGCTAAAAATGTGTGGCAAACAATTTTCGGATTCTTTATAAAAGGATTATTGTTTGTAATTCCTTTGGCTTTAACCTTTTATATTATTGCTAGTGGTATTACATTCGTCGATGGATTGCTTTCATCACGGATTCCAATTTTGAGTCTGGTACCTGGTTCCGGTTTAGTAATCGTATTGATTTCTATTACGTTTATCGGGGTATTGGCTAATTATTTAATTACGGAACCCATTTCAAATTGGTTTTTGGGGTTATTGGATCGTGTTCCTTTATTAAAACTTATCTATTCGTCGATTCGCGACTTTATGGAGAGTTTTTTCGGAGAGAAAAAGAAGTTCAATGAACCGGTAATTGTTCAAATCAATGATTACGGCTTAAAAAGAGTGGGATTTATTACTCAAAAAGACCTTTCAAAATTTGATTTGGAAGGGGAGGTAGGTGTTTATTTTCCTAATTCATACGGTATTATGGGTGAGTATTACATCATTCCGGCTGATAAAGTTAAGCCGTTAAATATGAATTCTGCCGATGTGATGAAATATGTGGTGTCCGGTGGAGTTAGTGATATCTAA